Proteins co-encoded in one Gossypium arboreum isolate Shixiya-1 chromosome 11, ASM2569848v2, whole genome shotgun sequence genomic window:
- the LOC108472971 gene encoding (+)-delta-cadinene synthase isozyme A-like, with protein sequence MSSSKLPSSTHGSMSNQKRPTAKFHPSVWGDIFLSSPTTNVDARTKLQHEELKEEIRRMIKVVMDDELLYKLRLIDTIKRLGVSYHFEREIEEVLLNIYEHDYKDDQTLETTSLQFRLLRENGLGVPCEWFNKFKEEGNFNMSLTSDVKGLLELYEASYLRVHGEDTLEEALGFTTTHLGLAKAAGTIEYPLSALVSHALYQPIRKGLSRLEARRFISFYQDDASHNKTLLKFAELDFNLLQILHKEELSKISRWKNGLDLATKLPFARDRLVEGYLWILGVYFEPQYSFAREILAKTIVMITLMDDIYDAYGTLEELQLLTNAVQRLDADYINQLPEYMKSFYEPLLDFYREMEEAMIKQGKSYRVKYAKDTIKQVSVSYFVEVKWCNENYIPTMEEYMRNAVVSFGYIMATIVSFVGMGDFVTPEIFNWASNNPKIIYASSIVGRLMDDVASHKFEQERGHCASAVECYMREHAVSEEEACSELKKQVENAWKDINQELIFSEISKVVPGPVLTRILNLTRVIDFLYKNGDGYTHVGKNTKDGITSLLIDPISVSY encoded by the exons ATGTCTTCATCAAAGCTTCCTTCTTCAACTCATGGATCCATGTCCAACCAGAAGCGTCCCACAGCCAAGTTTCATCCTAGCGTTTGGGGGGATATTTTCCTTTCATCTCCAACAACG AACGTTGATGCTAGAACTAAACTACAACATGAAGAACTGAAAGAAGAAATAAGGAGGATGATTAAGGTAGTGATGGATGATGAGTTGCTCTACAAATTGCGTTTAATTGATACAATCAAACGGTTGGGTGTGAGTTACCATTTTGAAAGAGAGATAGAGGAAGTATTGCTCAATATTTATGAGCATGACTATAAGGATGACCAAACTCTCGAGACTACTTCTCTTCAATTTCGATTGCTTAGAGAGAACGGATTGGGTGTTCCTTGTG AATGGTTCAACAAGTTCAAAGAGGAAGGAAACTTTAACATGTCCTTAACAAGTGATGTGAAAGGCTTACTAGAATTATATGAAGCTTCATATTTACGTGTGCATGGGGAAGATACACTTGAAGAAGCTCTTGGTTTCACTACCACTCATCTTGGTTTAGCCAAAGCTGCCGGGACTATCGAATATCCCCTTTCAGCCTTAGTCTCCCATGCTCTATACCAACCCATCCGCAAGGGCTTGTCAAGGTTGGAGGCTAGGCGATTCATTTCCTTTTACCAAGACGATGCTTCACATAACAAAACGCTATTGAAGTTTGCAGAGTTGGATTTCAACTTGTTACAAATTTTACACAAGGAAGAGCTAAGCAAGATCTCAAG GTGGAAGAATGGTTTAGACTTAGCTACAAAACTACCTTTTGCTCGAGATAGATTGGTAGAAGGTTACCTCTGGATATTAGGAGTGTATTTTGAGCCACAATACTCTTTTGCTAGGGAGATATTAGCAAAAACAATAGTCATGATAACATTGATGGATGACATATATGACGCATATGGCACACTTGAAGAACTTCAACTCCTCACAAATGCAGTTCAAAG GTTGGATGCTGATTATATAAATCAACTCCCAGAATACATGAAGTCATTTTACGAACCATTGTTAGATTTTTATAGAGAAATGGAGGAAGCAATGATTAAACAAGGAAAATCATATCGTGTCAAATATGCGAAAGATACA aTTAAACAAGTGAGTGTATCTTATTTTGTGGAGGTCAAATGGTGTAATGAAAACTATATACCAACAATGGAAGAGTATATGAGGAACGCAGTTGTATCTTTTGGTTATATCATGGCAACCATCGTATCTTTTGTTGGAATGGGAGATTTTGTGACACCTGAGATTTTTAATTGGGCGTCTAACAACCCTAAAATCATTTATGCTTCTTCTATTGTTGGTCGTCTCATGGATGATGTTGCTTCACACAAG TTTGAGCAAGAGAGAGGGCACTGTGCATCGGCTGTTGAATGCTACATGAGAGAACATGCGGTCTCAGAAGAAGAAGCGTGTAGTGAATTGAAGAAGCAAGTGGAAAATGCTTGGAAAGATATAAACCAGGAATTGATATTTAGTGAGATATCCAAAGTTGTTCCAGGGCCGGTTCTTACACGAATTCTCAATTTGACAAGGGTCATCGATTTCCTTTACAAGAATGGAGATGGGTACACACATGTTGGGAAAAATACAAAAGATGGAATAACTTCTCTGCTCATTGATCCAATCTCAGTCTCTTATTGA